The sequence below is a genomic window from Actinomycetes bacterium.
AGTCGCCCAGGAGCGCAACGACCGCATCGGCCAGCGCGGGCACGTCCCCGGTCGGGAAGAGCTCGCCGACCCGGCCGTCGTCCAGCACCCGCCGGAAGGCGTCGATGTCCGAGGCGAGCACCGGCGCACCGGCCGACATGGCCTCGACGAGGATGATCCCGAAGCTCTCCCCGCCGAGGTTGGGTGCCACGTAGAGGTCGACGCTGGCAAGCAGCCGCGCCTTGTCCGCCTCGCTGACGACGCCGAGGAAGGTGACGGCGTCGCGGACACTCGCCGGCAGGTCCTCGACCGCCTCGTCGGCGTCGCCGCGGCCGGCCACCAGCAGCCGCACACCTGGCCGGCGTGCCAGGACCGACTTCATCGCGGCGAGCAGCGTCGGCAGACCCTTGCGCGCCTCGTCGAGCCGGCCGATGAACCCCACCGTCCCGCCCTCTCCCTGCCGGGCCGGGTCCGGCCGCGCGCCGGCGAAGCGGTCGACGAACACGCCGTTCGGGATGAGCACCGCGTCACCGCCCAGGTGCTCGACGACCGTCCGCCGGGCGTCCTCCGACACGGCGACCCGGGCGCCGATCTTCTCCAGTGCCGGCTCGAGCAGCGGCGAGGCGGCGAGCATCGCGCGCGAGCGCAGGTTGGACGTGTGGAAGGTCGCAACGATCGGCCCGGTCGCGGCCCAACAGGCGAGCAGCGACAGCGACGGGGTGGCCGGCTCGTGGATGTGCAGGAGGTCGAACTGCCCGTCGCGGACCCAGCGCCGCACCCGGGCGGCCGAGATCGGTCCGATGTTCACCCGGGCGACCGACCCGTTGTACCGAACCGGGACGGCCCGACCGGCCGGGACGACGTACGGCGGGAGCGGGGTGTCGTCGTCGGCCGGCGCCAGCACCGACACCTCGTGGCCGCGCTCCCGGAGCACCTCGCTGAGGTCGCGGACGTGGAACTGCACCCCGCCGGGCACGTCCCACGAGTAGGGGCACACGATGCCGACGCGCATCAGCCCCTCACCGGCGTGGGGGGGAGACGTGGGCGAGGTCGGCCAGCCACAGCGGCTGGAGCATGTGCCAGTGCTCGGGGTGCGCGCGGATCGCGTCGCCGAACACGTCGGCGACCTCCTGCGTCATGCGGGTGACCTTCTCACGCGTGGTGCCGGTCGCCGGGGCGCCGACCGGGTCGTGGAACCGGATCACCAGCCGGTCGCCCGCCCGACCTGTCGCACCGGGCACCGGCTCGTGCCAGATGCTCACCGGGTGCAGGGCGGCACCGGTCCGCAGCGCGAGCATCGCCGGCCCGGGCGGCATCCGGGTCGGCTCGCCGAGCAGGTCGACCTCGATGCCCGAGGCCCGCAGGTCGCGGTCGGCGAGCAGGGGGACCAGGCGGCCGCCGCGCAGCCGGGTCGAGAGCGAGTCGAGCAGGTCGCCGTCCCCGCCGGTGAGCGGCAGGATCTCCATGCCGAGCCCCTGGCGGTAGGCCAGGAAGCGTGCGTAGAGCCGCTCGGGGCGCAGCCGCTCCGCGACGGTGACGACGGGCACCCCGGTGAGGGTCGCCCACGCGCCGGCGTGGTCCCAGTTGCCCATGTGCATGAGCGCCGCGACCAGCCCCCGGGCGCCCTTCCCGGTGCTGGCGCGCAGGTGGTGCTCCCCCTCGACCCGCACCCGCGACACCACCCGCTCGGCAGGCCAGTCCGGCAGCCGGAACGCGTCGCACCAGTAGCGGAGGTAGCTCCGCAGCCCGTCGCGGGTCAGCGCGGCAAGCTCGGCGTCCGTCGCGTCCGGGCGGGCACGTCGCAGGTTGGTCCGCAGCCGTTGCGCCGGCGGGCCGTCCCGGCGCGCCATCAGGTCCGCGACCAACCGGAAGAGTCCGTACGCCGCCCGCTCGGGCATCCGGCGCACCAGCCACCACCCGGTGGCGTAGAGCCGGTAGGTCACCCCCTCGACGAGAGCGGCCCGCACGTCAGGGGGTCTCGGCGAGCGCCTGACGACGTACTGCCAGCGCACGCTGCACGATCGTCACCGTGCTGCCCACCGCGACGTACCAGAGCGCGAGCGCCTGGACGTACGGGACGCCGAGGCCCTCGAGCCCGGTCGCGACCAGGACCACGACGAGCCGGTCGGCCCGCTCGGTGATGCCGACGGCGGCTGTCATGCCGAGCCCCTCGGCCCGGGCTCTCGCGTAGGACACGACCGCCCCGGCCGCCAGCCCGTAGATCGCGAGGGAGCACAGCAGGAGGTCGTCGCCGTCGCCGGCGTACCAGAGCGCGATGCCGCCGAAGACCGCCGCGTCGCCCACCCGGTCGAGCGTCGAGTCCAGCCAGGCGCCCCACCGGCTGGACCGGTCGGACATCCGGGCCATCGTCCCGTCGATCAGGTCGGAGAAGACGAAGCAGGTGATCACCACCGTGCCCCAGAAGAATTCGCCCTGTGGGTAGAAGCCGAGCGCCGCCCCGGCCACGCCGAGCGTCCCGATGAACGTGACGACGTCGGGGCTCACACCACGACGGACGAGGAACGCGGCGATGGGCCGGAAGATGCGCGTGAACAGGGCACGCGCGAAGCGGTTCAGCATGGTGGGCGGATGCTACCGACCCGGGCCCATCACTCCGTGAGCCCAGTGTCAGCCGAGCAGGTCCCGGAGCTGCCAGGCGACACCGGCCAGGGCGGAGAGGCCGACCAGGGCGAGGTAGCCGAGCACCAGCCGGGTGTCGCGCAGCAGGCACTTGCTGCGGGTGAGCCCGGCCCCCCGGGCCCGGACGTAGCCGGTGAAGCCGAGCGCCGCGAAAGCGACGACCACGGCCGGACCGATCAGCCAGGTGAGCAGCGCGACGGTGGTGAACACGCACAGCCGCAACGGGTCGTACGTCGCCGCGGCACTCCCGTCGGCCTGCTGGGTGGTGGTCACGTGATCACCTCGAACGGCAGCGACCGGCGACCGGCGGCCACCGACATCCGCTGCGCCGACAGCTGGGGCCAGGCCTGCACGGCGCAGAACGGCGCGCACTGGTCCTGCCGCTCCGACCGGGTGCCGACGTGGACGCAGCACTGGGTCAGCCGCTCCTCGATCATCGTCGAGACGTCCATGAAGGGCTTGACCGTCACCCGCACCACCCGCTCCCCCAGCATCCGGCGCAGCGCCTTCGACCGGCCGGGCAGCGCGAGCCGCAGCAGCGAGGCGACGCCGAGGTCGCACTGCTCGCAGAGGTCACGCCACAGGTCGGCGACCCGAGGGTGCGACAGCGACGACTGCTCGGACAGCAGGCCCAGCAGCGACTCCTTCACCGCCGAGCGGACCTGGCGCGGGATGTCCCGGTCGGCGATCCTGTTGCTGACCAGGTCGAGGTGCTCCATCAGCCGGTCTTCGCCGACCAGGGACACCAGTGACCGCCACTTCCCCGCGTCGTCGCGGATCAGGTAGCCGACGCTGCAGCAGTGCGGGTGCGAGCACGGCAGAGCCGTGAGGTCGCGCCAGGTGACCCGGCCACCGGTCTGCGGCCCCAGCCGGGCCAGCACACCGGTGTGGGTCAGCCGGTCCATCGGGTCGATGGCGCCGGACCGGCCCGACCCGAACTGCGGCTGGATCGACACCCCGCCGACGTAGGGCGTGTCCAGCGCGACCTGGAGCACCTCGCCGATCTCCCCGTCGTTGACGCCGAGGGCGGCCGTCATGGTCAGCGTCGTGAAGATCTGCCGGTCCGACAGGGCGTGCAGCGCGTCGGCCTTGATCCGGCGCAGGTCCGCGCCGCGGTGGTGCCGGTGCGCCTCCGCGCTGACCCCGTCGTACTGCAGGTAGACCTCGACCCGCTCGCGGTGGCGCGCCAGCAGGTCCCCGAGCCCCCGGTCGCGGGCCAGCCGCAGACCGTTGGTGTTGAGGAGCACCCGCACGACGTTGCGCCGGGCCACCTCGTCGAGCAGCCGCTCAAGCTCGGGGTGCAGCGTCGGCTCGCCGCCGCTGAGCATCAGCACGTCGAGGCGGCCGTTCTCGCGCGCGATGCGCTGGTCGAGGTTGGCCAGCACATCCTCGACCGGGACGACGCCGGACAGGTCCGGGGCCGAGTCGGCGAAGCACGTGGGGCAGCGCAGGTTGCAGGTCTCGACGACGTCCTCGAGCAGGATGCAGGTGTGCTGGGTCTGCATCTCGCCCAGCCCGTCGAGGTAGCCGCCGGGCAGCGGCGCGAACGACCCCGGCGTGTCCGGCTGGTGCGCCTTGGTGGGTGCCGTCCAGCGCTCCAGCCAGGTCAGGATCTCGGGGTCCTCGTCGTAGAGGGTGCGGACCAGCCCGTGCTCGGGGCAGCCGCGCTCGAGCCACACCCGCCCGGCGCGCTCGGCCAGCCAGCCGGACAGCCGCGCCACCTCGGTGAGCGGCCGCTCCGGGTGCTCCTCGTGGCAGCGCGGGCAGTAGGCGTTGACGTAGCGGCGCACCCGGTCGCCGCGCAGCGGCATGCCGGTCGCCGGGGGCAGGGCGGTGTCCTGGTCAGCCACCGCTGTACCCCGCGATCAGGGCGATGCACAGTCCGCCGGCCAGCAGGAGCAGCAGCCCCCAGCCGATGACCAGGCCGAGCCCGAAGCCCCGCCGCTGCGGCGAGCCCGGCGTGCTGGCGAGCACGATGCCCAGCACCAGCGCCGCCAGGACCGTCACCGGCACGAGCAGCCCGAAGGCGATGCCGAGCGGTCCGGCGACCGACGCGACCAGCCCGAGCAGGATCGGCACGGCGACCGTGCCGACCACGCCGACGACCGCACCGAGGACGACGGAACCGGTGGCGAAGCGGCGCGGCGGTCGCTGCGCCCAGGGCGGCTCGGTCACGCCACGGCCTCCTGGTGCCGAGGCTCCTGTGGCTCCCGGGGAGCGAGGCGGATCCGGGTGCACCGGGCCAGCAGCAGGGGCAGCGCGAGCAGCACCACCCACTGCGACCCGGTCAGACCGACGGCGAGCACGTCGTTCGTGCGCGTCGTCTCGACCCAGAGCCGGAAGAGGGCGTACGCCGTCAGGTAGCCCACCAGCAGGTCCGCGGGGTCGGCCAGCCGGTCCCGCAGCGCCAGCAGCACGACCAGGGCCGTCGCGTGGAAGGCGATCTCGTAGAGGAAGGACGGATGAGCCCCGCGCAGCGCCCACGGCAGGTCGGTCGGCTGCCCGACCGGCTCGGTGAGGAAGCAGCCGACGCGCCCGACCGCGAGCCCCAGGGCGACCGCCGGTGCGAAGAGCGCGCCGGTCCGGTGCGGGTAGCCCGCGAGGCGCTTGCCGACCAGCGCGCCGACGTACGCCCCGCAGAGCCCGCCGAGCACGCTCTTGGCGCCCGTCTCCCACGCCTGCACGAGCAGCGAGGCGTCACCGGCCTGCACCAGCCGGACCAGGCCGGCGGCGCGCATCCCCAGGGCTCCGCCGACGACGACGCCGGCGACCACCACGAGCAGCCGCTCGTCCGCCGCGCCGCGCCGCCGGACCTCCAGCGCCAGCACGGCCGCGCCGGCCGCGATGCCGGCTGCCACGCACAGCCCGTGCACCAGGGCGGCGTGCTCCTGGACGAGGACGGGCGCCATGGTCGCTCACGCTAGGCCCGTCGGGCCCTTGTGCGACGGCGGCTCGCGGGTGAAGGCTGCAAGGCGTTCGGGTGCGCCCGCGACGCGGCGCACGGAGTCGACGACGACGTCGCGGAGGCGGTCGAGATGGTCCAGACGAGCAATGCCGGAGCCGCCGGAGCTGCACCGACGGCCGACCAGCCAGGGTCCGTGCGCAACGTCGTGCTGGTCGGCCACTCCGGAGCCGGGAAGACGTCTCTGGTCGAGGCGCTCCTCGTGGCCACCGGGACCATCCCCCGCGCCGGACGGGTGGAGGAGGGCACCACCGTCGGCGACTTCGACGAGGCCGAGCAGCGACAGCAGCGCTCGGTCTCGCTCTCGTTGGCGCCGGTGGTGCACGCAGACGTCAAGGTCAACCTGCTCGACACCCCGGGCTACGCCGACTTCGTCGGCGACCTGCGGGCCGGGCTGCGCGCCGCCGACGCGGCACTGTTCGTGGTCAGCGCGGTCGACGGGGTCGACGGCGCGACGCAGATGCTGTGGGAGGAGTGCGCCGCCGTCGGGATGCCGCGCGCGGTGGTGGTCACCAAGCTGGACAAGGACCGGGCGGACTTCGACGAGGCGGTCGCGATCTGCCAGCGCGTCTTCGGCGACGGCGTGCTGCCGCTCTACCTGCCGATGGCCGCCGACGACGGCTCACCCGGCGGGGTGATCGGCCTGCTGTCCCAGTCCGTGTCCGACTACTCGGGCGGCAGCCGGGTCGAGCGCGAGCCCGACCCCGAACACCTGCCGCTCATCGAGACCGCGCGCAGCGCACTGATCGAGGGCATCATCGCCGAGTCCGAGGACGAGTCGCTGATGGACCGCTACCTCGGTGGTGAGGACATCGACCTCAAGGTGCTCGTGGACGATCTCGAGACCGCCGTCGCCCGCGGGTCCTTCTATCCGGTGCTCGCCACGGCCGCCCCGACCGGGCTCGGCATGACCGAGGTCCTCGAGGTGATGACCCAGGCGTTCCCGTCGCCGCTGGAGCACGAGGTGCCGCCGGTGTCGACGCCCGAGGGCGCGCCCCGCGGCCCGCTGTCCTGCGACCCGGCCGGCCCGCTGGTGGCCGAGGTCGTCAAGACGACGACCGACCCGTACGTCGGCCGGATCTCCCTCGTCCGCGTCTTCTCCGGGACCCTCTCCCCCGACACGACCGTGCACGTGTCCGGGCACTTCTCCGACTTCTTCGGCACCGACCGAGGCCACCAGGACCACGACGTCGACGAGAAGGTCGGGGCGATCACGTCGCCGCTCGGCAAGACCCAGCGGCCGGTGCCCAAGGCGATCGCCGGCGACATCTGCGCGGTCGCCAAGCTGACCCGGGCCGAGACCGGAGACACGCTGTCCAGCAAGGACGACCCGCTGCTGATGGAGCCGTGGGTCATGCCCGACCCGTTGCTGCCGGTCGCGGTCGTCGCCAGGTCGAAGGCCGACGAGGACAAGTTGTCGCAGGGCCTCGGGCGGCTGGTGGCCGAGGACCCGACGCTGCGGCTGGAGAACAACCCCGAGACCCACCAGCTCGTGCTGTGGTGCATGGGCGAGGCGCACCTCGACGTCCTGCTCGACCGGCTCAAGAACCGCTACGGCGTCGAGGTCGAGACGGTGGCGCTGCGGGTGCAGCTGCGCGAGACCTTCGCCGGCAAGGCCACCGCCAAGGGCCGCCACGTCAAGCAGTCCGGCGGCCACGGCCAGTACGCCATCTGCGACATCGAGGTGGAGCCGCTCGAGTCCGGCCAGGGGTTCGAGTTCGTCGACAAGGTGGTCGGCGGCGCGGTGCCGCGGCAGTTCATCCCCTCGGTGGAGAAGGGCGTGCGCACCCAGATGGAGCGCGGCGTCGCGGCCGGCTACCCGGTCGTCGACATCCGGGTCACGCTGATCGACGGCAAGGCGCACTCGGTGGACTCCTCCGACATGGCCTTCCAGACCGCCGGCGCGATCGCGCTGAAGGAAGCCGCCCGGGCCACCCGGATCCACATGCTCGAGCCGGTCGACGAGCTGCAGGTGCTGGTCTCCGACGAGTACGTCGGCGCCGTCATGAGCGACCTGTCCACCCGCCGCGGCCGGGTGACCGGCACCGAGTCGGTCGGTAGCGGCCGGTCGATGGTGCGGGCCGACGTGCCTCAGGTCGAGATCACCCGCTACGCGATCGACCTGCGTTCCCTCTCGCACGGCACCGGCACGTTCGCCCGGACCTACCTGCGGCACGAGCCGATGCCGACCCAGCTCGCGCAGAAGCTCCAGGAGGAGAACGCCGACCACTAGAGCGCGGGGCGGGCAGCGGCGCGCGCGGGCTCAGCGGGCGCCGGGGCGGTCCTCGGGGAGGCGGGCCAGTGCGGGCGTGCTGCCCGGGAGGCGGTGCCGCAGCAGGGTCGCCACCCGGTAGGCCGCCTCGGCGAGCCACGAGACCGGCGGCGCGAGCAGCACCCTGCCCAGCACGGCGACCGCGCCGCCGGACAGCACGAGCAGCCGGCCCACGGCACCCGCACCGTGCGAGATCCGCCCGGAGGCCTCGACGAGGTGCAGGGTGCGCTCAGCCTCGGCGATGCTGAGGCCGTACGTCGTCGGGTCGACGGCCTGGTAGGGCTGCCAGTCGGTGTCCCGGCCACGCGGGAGCCGGTCGACCGCGAGCTCCACGCCGCGGGTGCAGAAGCCGCAGGTGCCGTCGTAGAGGACCGTGGTGCGTCTGTCGGTCGAGGTCACCGGGCGACCCTAGCGACCGGTGCGCTCGATCGCTGGCCGGGCGACCTGACGCCGGGCGGGTCAGCCCCTCGGCCAGGCGGCGGCCACGAGGTCACGCGTCTCGGCGAGCAGGGCCGGGATCACCTTGGTGCCGGCCAGCACGGTGATGAAGTTCGCGTCGCCGCCCCACCGCGGCACGACGTGCTGGTGCAGGTGGTCGGCCAACGACCCACCCGCGACGCGGCCGAGGTTGAGCCCGACGTTGAACCCGTGCGGCGAGGAGGCCGCGCGCACGGCGTCCACCGCCTTGCGTGTGAAGACGGCCAGCTCGAGCGACTCCTGCTCGGTGAGCTCGTCGAGCCCGGCCAGGTGCCGGAAGGGCACCACCATGAGGTGGCCCGGGTTGTAGGGGTGCAGGTTCAGCACGGCGTAGACCGTCTCGCCGCGCGCCAGCACCAGGCCTTCCCGGTCGTCGAGCGTCGGGATCCGGCAGAACGGGCAGCCGCCGTCGTCGGTGCGGCCGGTGCCGTCCTCGCCCGTGACGTAGGCCAGCCGGTGCGGCGCCCACAGCCGCTGCAGCCGGTCCGGCTCCCCGACGCCCTCGATCGGACCGACCTGGGGACGT
It includes:
- a CDS encoding glycosyltransferase family 4 protein translates to MRVGIVCPYSWDVPGGVQFHVRDLSEVLRERGHEVSVLAPADDDTPLPPYVVPAGRAVPVRYNGSVARVNIGPISAARVRRWVRDGQFDLLHIHEPATPSLSLLACWAATGPIVATFHTSNLRSRAMLAASPLLEPALEKIGARVAVSEDARRTVVEHLGGDAVLIPNGVFVDRFAGARPDPARQGEGGTVGFIGRLDEARKGLPTLLAAMKSVLARRPGVRLLVAGRGDADEAVEDLPASVRDAVTFLGVVSEADKARLLASVDLYVAPNLGGESFGIILVEAMSAGAPVLASDIDAFRRVLDDGRVGELFPTGDVPALADAVVALLGDSDRRDRLQAAATGWVRRFDWSTVVDQLLAVYETVAAGADAVGEADVRPWRDRWRRVVDAPGGALDRE
- a CDS encoding phosphatidylinositol mannoside acyltransferase — protein: MRAALVEGVTYRLYATGWWLVRRMPERAAYGLFRLVADLMARRDGPPAQRLRTNLRRARPDATDAELAALTRDGLRSYLRYWCDAFRLPDWPAERVVSRVRVEGEHHLRASTGKGARGLVAALMHMGNWDHAGAWATLTGVPVVTVAERLRPERLYARFLAYRQGLGMEILPLTGGDGDLLDSLSTRLRGGRLVPLLADRDLRASGIEVDLLGEPTRMPPGPAMLALRTGAALHPVSIWHEPVPGATGRAGDRLVIRFHDPVGAPATGTTREKVTRMTQEVADVFGDAIRAHPEHWHMLQPLWLADLAHVSPPRR
- a CDS encoding CDP-alcohol phosphatidyltransferase family protein, with translation MLNRFARALFTRIFRPIAAFLVRRGVSPDVVTFIGTLGVAGAALGFYPQGEFFWGTVVITCFVFSDLIDGTMARMSDRSSRWGAWLDSTLDRVGDAAVFGGIALWYAGDGDDLLLCSLAIYGLAAGAVVSYARARAEGLGMTAAVGITERADRLVVVLVATGLEGLGVPYVQALALWYVAVGSTVTIVQRALAVRRQALAETP
- a CDS encoding radical SAM protein, whose translation is MPLRGDRVRRYVNAYCPRCHEEHPERPLTEVARLSGWLAERAGRVWLERGCPEHGLVRTLYDEDPEILTWLERWTAPTKAHQPDTPGSFAPLPGGYLDGLGEMQTQHTCILLEDVVETCNLRCPTCFADSAPDLSGVVPVEDVLANLDQRIARENGRLDVLMLSGGEPTLHPELERLLDEVARRNVVRVLLNTNGLRLARDRGLGDLLARHRERVEVYLQYDGVSAEAHRHHRGADLRRIKADALHALSDRQIFTTLTMTAALGVNDGEIGEVLQVALDTPYVGGVSIQPQFGSGRSGAIDPMDRLTHTGVLARLGPQTGGRVTWRDLTALPCSHPHCCSVGYLIRDDAGKWRSLVSLVGEDRLMEHLDLVSNRIADRDIPRQVRSAVKESLLGLLSEQSSLSHPRVADLWRDLCEQCDLGVASLLRLALPGRSKALRRMLGERVVRVTVKPFMDVSTMIEERLTQCCVHVGTRSERQDQCAPFCAVQAWPQLSAQRMSVAAGRRSLPFEVIT
- a CDS encoding prolipoprotein diacylglyceryl transferase family protein → MAPVLVQEHAALVHGLCVAAGIAAGAAVLALEVRRRGAADERLLVVVAGVVVGGALGMRAAGLVRLVQAGDASLLVQAWETGAKSVLGGLCGAYVGALVGKRLAGYPHRTGALFAPAVALGLAVGRVGCFLTEPVGQPTDLPWALRGAHPSFLYEIAFHATALVVLLALRDRLADPADLLVGYLTAYALFRLWVETTRTNDVLAVGLTGSQWVVLLALPLLLARCTRIRLAPREPQEPRHQEAVA
- a CDS encoding elongation factor G-like protein EF-G2 codes for the protein MVQTSNAGAAGAAPTADQPGSVRNVVLVGHSGAGKTSLVEALLVATGTIPRAGRVEEGTTVGDFDEAEQRQQRSVSLSLAPVVHADVKVNLLDTPGYADFVGDLRAGLRAADAALFVVSAVDGVDGATQMLWEECAAVGMPRAVVVTKLDKDRADFDEAVAICQRVFGDGVLPLYLPMAADDGSPGGVIGLLSQSVSDYSGGSRVEREPDPEHLPLIETARSALIEGIIAESEDESLMDRYLGGEDIDLKVLVDDLETAVARGSFYPVLATAAPTGLGMTEVLEVMTQAFPSPLEHEVPPVSTPEGAPRGPLSCDPAGPLVAEVVKTTTDPYVGRISLVRVFSGTLSPDTTVHVSGHFSDFFGTDRGHQDHDVDEKVGAITSPLGKTQRPVPKAIAGDICAVAKLTRAETGDTLSSKDDPLLMEPWVMPDPLLPVAVVARSKADEDKLSQGLGRLVAEDPTLRLENNPETHQLVLWCMGEAHLDVLLDRLKNRYGVEVETVALRVQLRETFAGKATAKGRHVKQSGGHGQYAICDIEVEPLESGQGFEFVDKVVGGAVPRQFIPSVEKGVRTQMERGVAAGYPVVDIRVTLIDGKAHSVDSSDMAFQTAGAIALKEAARATRIHMLEPVDELQVLVSDEYVGAVMSDLSTRRGRVTGTESVGSGRSMVRADVPQVEITRYAIDLRSLSHGTGTFARTYLRHEPMPTQLAQKLQEENADH
- a CDS encoding DUF393 domain-containing protein, with amino-acid sequence MTSTDRRTTVLYDGTCGFCTRGVELAVDRLPRGRDTDWQPYQAVDPTTYGLSIAEAERTLHLVEASGRISHGAGAVGRLLVLSGGAVAVLGRVLLAPPVSWLAEAAYRVATLLRHRLPGSTPALARLPEDRPGAR
- a CDS encoding HIT domain-containing protein; amino-acid sequence: MSGADREGVRPQVGPIEGVGEPDRLQRLWAPHRLAYVTGEDGTGRTDDGGCPFCRIPTLDDREGLVLARGETVYAVLNLHPYNPGHLMVVPFRHLAGLDELTEQESLELAVFTRKAVDAVRAASSPHGFNVGLNLGRVAGGSLADHLHQHVVPRWGGDANFITVLAGTKVIPALLAETRDLVAAAWPRG